The Prunus persica cultivar Lovell chromosome G7, Prunus_persica_NCBIv2, whole genome shotgun sequence genome has a segment encoding these proteins:
- the LOC18769587 gene encoding pentatricopeptide repeat-containing protein At5g12100, mitochondrial: protein MARSVCLLPKSQFTAPNKSQNLISVPLSFSLCTDSAAGQTHQPQIEYQTENHNPTSLTNLQDQQRHEQVRKLRVLLQQGRSETARRLIKSLILPNSPFSSPTDLYTLFYLSAPSMKPTFSDMLLAACSESKMPKEAVELYGLMRETGTRPCLASLNAMLESLVTSKQFGKTLELFSEIFESGQGIRPDRFTFGKAVQAAVKMGDLERAGQLVNSMKMKRMSLGVFVYNVLLGGLCKENKMRDAQKVFDEMIEGTTAPNLVTYNTLIDGFCKVGELEKAFELRERMKDENVAANIVTYNTMLSGLCRAKRMDDAKRILEEMEAHGFVPDGFTYSILFDGQFKCGDSEGSLALFEEATRKGVKLNRYTWSVLLNGLCKQGNVEKLEEVLKKLMETGFVPDVVIYNTIVNGYCRRCDMNRAILAIEQMEIHGLRPNCITFNTLIDKFCETRDMDTAEEWVKKMAEKGVCPNLETYNILINGYGQMRVFDKCFQILEEMENKGIKPNVVSYGSLINGLCKDGRLLEAEIALRDMISRAISPNAQIYNMLIGGSCTVGNLKDAFRFFDEMASTGITPTLITYNSLIHGLCKKGRVMEAEDYFSQITSSGYSPDVITYNSLISGYSDIRNTQKCLELYETMKNLGIKPTIYTYHPLISGCSREDMALADKLFSEMLQMGLVPDRAVYNALIHGYAEQGDTQKALSLHSEMVNQKINVDKMTYNSLILGHFKQGKIADVKALVDDMKAQGLAPKADTYNLLVKGHCELQDFSGAYFWYREMFENGFLLNVSTCNELTDGLEKEGRLREAGIVCSEMSVKGMNDCSSIEDVVSVAKV, encoded by the coding sequence atggcaAGGAGCGTCTGTCTTCTTCCTAAATCCCAGTTCACTGCCCCCAACAAATCCCAAAATCTCATCTCAGtccctctctccttctctctctgcaCAGACTCTGCTGCCGGCCAAACCCATCAACCACAAATCGAATACCAAACAGAGAACCACAATCCCACAAGCCTCACCAACCTCCAAGACCAACAACGCCATGAGCAAGTCAGAAAGCTCCGAGTTCTCCTCCAACAGGGTCGTTCTGAAACTGCAAGGAGGCTCATCAAGTCCCTCATCCTCCCCAACTCGCCCTTCTCTTCGCCCACTGATCTTTACACCCTCTTTTATCTCTCTGCACCCTCCATGAAACCCACATTCTCTGACATGCTTTTAGCCGCTTGTTCGGAGTCTAAGATGCCGAAGGAAGCAGTAGAATTGTACGGCTTGATGAGGGAAACCGGTACGCGTCCTTGCTTAGCTTCTCTCAATGCAATGCTTGAATCTTTAGTGACTTCAAAACAGTTTGGTAAGACCCTCGAATTGTTTTCGGAGATTTTTGAGTCGGGTCAGGGCATTCGACCCGATAGATTCACTTTTGGGAAGGCGGTACAGGCTGCGGTGAAGATGGGGGACCTGGAAAGGGCTGGTCAGCTAGTGAATTCtatgaagatgaagaggatGAGTCTCGGTGTGTTTGTTTATAATGTTTTGCTGGGTGGGTTGTGCAAGGAGAATAAAATGAGGGATGCACAGaaggtgtttgatgaaatgattGAGGGAACGACGGCACCAAATTTGGTTACCTACAACACGCTGATTGATGGGTTTTGTAAGGTGGGGGAGTTGGAGAAGGCGTTTGAActgagagagaggatgaaggATGAGAATGTGGCGGCAAATATTGTCACCTATAATACTATGCTTAGTGGACTTTGTCGGGCTAAGAGAATGGACGATGCGAAAAGGATTTTGGAAGAGATGGAAGCTCATGGCTTTGTGCCTGATGGTTTTACATATAGTATTCTTTTTGATGGGCAGTTCAAGTGCGGTGATAGTGAGGGGTCATTGGCTTTATTTGAAGAAGCAACCAGGAAAGGTGTGAAGCTTAATCGTTATACTTGGAGCGTTTTGTTGAACGGCTTGTGCAAACAAGGAAACGTTGAGAAGCTAGAAGAGGTTTTGAAGAAATTAATGGAAACTGGTTTTGTTCCAGATGTAGTAATTTATAATACCATCGTGAACGGTTATTGTCGAAGGTGTGACATGAACAGAGCCATTTTGGCCATTGAACAAATGGAAATTCATGGGTTAAGGCCGAATTGCATCACCTTCAATACtttgattgacaaattctgtGAGACAAGGGATATGGATACGGCTGAGGAATGGGTGAAGAAGATGGCAGAGAAGGGAGTTTGCCCAAATTTAGAGACGTATAACATCCTTATTAATGGCTATGGGCAGATGCGCGTATTCGACAAGTGTTTCCAGATTCTTGAAGAGATGGAAAATAAGGGGATTAAGCCAAATGTTGTGAGCTATGGTTCTCTTATAAATGGTTTATGCAAGGATGGGAGGCTTCTTGAAGCTGAAATAGCACTGAGGGACATGATAAGCAGAGCGATTTCCCCAAATgcacaaatatataatatgcTCATTGGTGGTAGCTGTACAGTTGGAAATCTGAAAGATGCTTTCAGATTTTTTGATGAGATGGCAAGCACTGGGATAACTCCAACACTTATAACCTACAATTCACTCATTCATGGACTCTGCAAGAAAGGAAGGGTAATGGAAGCTGAAGACTATTTCTCTCAAATTACAAGTAGCGGTTATAGCCCTGATGTGATCACATACAACTCCCTAATTTCAGGTTATTCTGATATAAGAAACACCCAGAAATGTCTGGAATTATACGAAACTATGAAGAATTTGGGCATCAAACCGACTATATATACTTATCATCCTCTAATTAGTGGATGTAGCAGGGAAGATATGGCATTGGCAGATAAATTGTTTAGCGAAATGCTGCAGATGGGTTTGGTTCCCGATCGGGCTGTTTATAATGCCCTCATTCACGGTTATGCAGAGCAAGGAGACACTCAAAAGGCACTTTCTTTGCACTCTGAGATGGTGAACCAGAAGATTAATGTTGACAAGATGACATATAATAGCTTGATTCTGGGGCACTTCAAACAAGGAAAAATTGCAGACGTAAAGGCCCTAGTGGATGATATGAAGGCTCAAGGATTGGCTCCTAAAGCTGATACTTATAACTTACTTGTTAAGGGACATTGTGAACTCCAGGACTTCAGTGGTGCATATTTTTGGTATAGGGAAATGTTTGAGAATGGTTTTCTTCTGAACGTCTCCACTTGCAATGAGCTTACAGATGGACTTGAAAAGGAGGGGAGGTTGCGAGAGGCCGGGATCGTCTGCTCAGAAATGAGTGTCAAGGGAATGAATGACTGCAGCTCTATTGAGGATGTTGTTTCTGTTGCCAAGGTGTAG